The Rissa tridactyla isolate bRisTri1 chromosome 1, bRisTri1.patW.cur.20221130, whole genome shotgun sequence DNA segment GCGAATCTTTTCAATGAGTCATGCGGTTCATGGAGGCGGGGCTTTCTCTACTGGTATTTACCTGCTATAAAAGGAGCTCCCGCGAGCGCTCTGTTATCCGGCGCTTTGTGAGCCCTGCCCGTGGGTGAGAGAGATGCTCGTTTGCTGCGATGCCTGAGCCGGCCAAGTCCGCTCCCGCGCCCAAGAAGGGCTCCAAGAAAGCGGTGACCAAGACGCAGAAGAAGGGCGACAAGAAGCGCAAGAAGAGCCGCAAGGAGAGCTACTCCATCTACGTGTAcaaggtgctgaagcaggtgcACCCCGACACGGGCATCTCGTCCAAGGCCATGGGCATCATGAACTCCTTCGTCAACGACATCTTCGAGCGCATCGCCGGCGAGGCCTCGCGCCTGGCGCACTACAACAAGCGCTCCACCATCACCTCGCGGGAGATCCAGACGGCCGTGCGGCTCCTGCTGCCCGGCGAGCTGGCCAAGCACGCCGTCTCCGAGGGCACCAAGGCTGTCACCAAGTACACCAGCTCCAAGTAAGCTGCTGCTGCGCCCTGTGCCAGACCTGCTCGACCCAAAGGCTCTTTTAAGAACCGCCAATTCTTTCACTTGAAGAGCTTTGTCACTGGTGTTTTCCGACCGTTATTTAACTTCACTGTCTTCTGAGCCTCGCTTGCATAGGGACCAGTTTTTCATCGGTTATTGCAGTTTTTCCTGTGTCTCTGAGCCTGAGGTCTTAACCCGATGCTATAAAACGCATCTTCGTAATGAAACTTCAGAAACGCCCATCGGGGGGCATCAGCGGCTAAAGAATCGCGATCGTGAATTTGCGATTAGACCTCACCTATTTGGATGTTAGTCCTTTCTGAAATCATTAAGGATTTTGTATTAGGAACCTTAGAATAAAGAAAAACTAGGAAATAGCTCAATTAATCATTTAAGATGTACACTTTGAACAGAGGATTTTTTCCTACACGGAAGACGAATGGAACGTCTCTACTACTTATTAAAGTCTTTAAGGAACTTTAAAGCTATATTGATATATGTCTATGACTGATAACAGAAGTTCATGGTATAAGAAGAGTGAGAAGGAATAGAACAGTGCTGAAATCGGCCCGACTCGGGGAAAGTAAGCACCGTAACCACTTCCCCTTTCTCTCATTTCAGACGACAGTGACTTTTGAGTGATGGCACACAGGAAGCAGACAGcacagggaaggtgccctgcaaAGAGCTGGTAATCGAAGCAGTCTGCAAGAGAGCACACACAACAGGCAGTGTGAAGGCTCAACGGTAACCGCTGCGTtcagcagggcagagaaagctgtTAAAGAGGTAAGTGCACTGACCACAAGTAGGGACCAGAAATAGGCGTTTGTGTTCCGAATGGTAAATTATACTAGAGGTTTTCAACCATTCGGATTGAACGCTTGTCACAATTATCAAGAACATGCTATcaataaaacagaaatcaaagctCTTTTACTGAGAAAGTGGGTGGCTCTTAAAAGAGCCTTTGGGTTAAGtctttaaaatgcatatttactTGGAGCTGGTGTATTTTGTGACAGCTTTGGTGCCCTCGGAGACGGCGTGCTTGGCCAGCTCGCCAGGCAGCAGGAGCCGCACGGCCGTCTGGATCTCCCGCGAGGTGATGGTGGAGCGCTTGTTGTAGTGCGCCAGGCGCGAGGCCTCGCCGGCGATGCGCTCGAAGATGTCGTTGACGAAGGAGTTCATGATGCCCATGGCCTTGGACGAGATGCCCGTGTCGGGGTgcacctgcttcagcaccttgTACACGTAGATGGAGTAGCTCTCCTTGCGGCTCTTCTTGCGCTTCTTGTCGCCCTTCTTCTGCGTCTTGGTCACCGCTTTCTTGGAGCCCTTCTTGGGCGCGGGAGCGGACTTGGCCGGCTCAGGCATCGCAGCAAACGCAAGCGCCTCAGTCACCCACACGGAGCGTTCACCAACCACCGGTAACGCCGCTGCCCGCGGGAGCTCCTTTTATAGCGTCGCTGTGCAAAGCAGCCGCTCCACAGTATCGCATCGCCATTGGCTGGAAGTTCTATCTTAGATAGTCGCGCCGCGCTCAGCTTTGCTATTGGACACCTCTCGATTCGCGCTCCCATTGGCTGCCGAAACAACGCTTTCTTCACAGCCTATCAGCGCAcgcgccgccgctccgcccgAGCAGTATATAAATGGCCGGAGGGAGCGGCCGGGAGCACAGCTACTGCTGCAGAACTGTTGCGTGTCTTGTTTGGCTGAGTCGCTGCGACATGTCCGGCCGCGGGAAGCAGGGCGGGAAGGCGCGGGCCAAGGCCAAGTCGCGCTCGTCGCGGGCCGGGCTGCAGTTCCCCGTGGGCCGCGTGCACCGTCTGCTGCGCAAGGGCAACTACGCGGAGCGGGTGGGCGCCGGCGCGCCGGTGTACCTGGCGGCCGTGCTGGAGTACCTGACGGCCGAGATCCTGGAGCTGGCGGGCAACGCGGCCCGCGACAACAAGAAGACGCGCATCATCCCCCGCCACCTGCAGCTGGCCATCCGCAACGACGAGGAGCTCAACAAGCTGCTGGGCAAGGTGACGATCGCGCAAGGCGGGGTGCTGCCCAACATCCAGGCCGTGCTGCTGCCCAAGAAGACCGACAGCCACAAGGCTAAAGCCAAGTGAACGCCCCGAAGACTAATCAGGAtactaaacaaacaaaaggctcttttcagagcTGCCCACAATAGTCATAAAGAGTTGAGTCGCTCTCTGCGGTTTCGGTTCTTCTCGTGAACGCAAGCAGAAATTTGTAAGCCTCTCTTTCTTGAACGTGTTTGCCTTAACTATGCTCTTCTCCGTTCCTGCCTGCCTACTTTTTTTCGTAGGGACGTTGTATAATTAATACTAAtgttactttcttaaaaaaaaaaaataataggctGTTCTAGTGAGAGGTTCCGTTTAgttgctctgctgctttttttgcaattgcttcctatttttttaataaaatatttcaataaaaagtTTTTGTTCTTGAAAAAGTCTAGACACTTGTAACTGCATTTTTTATGGTACTGGAGTAAACGTTGGAGTAAACATTGTGCCCGCTAATAGGTGAACTCTGCCTTTGCTGTAAGTGCTCTATGCAGTGTATGTCAAAGGACGATACAACCCGAAGTCTTCATATACATTCAAAGTCTTcatagattatttctttttcccttagagAGTATCAGAAGGTCGCCGATCGATGTTGCAGCTCCGGGCAACGCAGAGTTTTACAACTCGGAGAGatctgtgggggcaggggcaaggaaagcacagacaggaaaaaaaaaaatccctgaataaGTCACGCGTCCCGGCAGCGACTCTGATCCGATTCTTTCGCAACCGGAGGGGCGTTCCCTGCCTCGGGCCCCTTGTTGATTTCCATTTTTAACGGGCTCGTGTGGGAGGGTCCCGCTGGCTTTCCTTGGTAGTGTTAACTCTTGAGAGCACTCGGGAAGGCTATCGGGCAGGCTTACCAGTGTTCTCAGTGAGCTGCCTGATGCGACGCGCCACCACGGTGACAGCCGCCGTGTAACACTGGGAAGAGCACTattacttttaatttcatttttctggtaGTACGGGCTAGATTCTACTCCCCGCCCCCGTTCTCCATGAGGTAGGTGGAGTTCCGAGTTCCCCCCCCGCCTTGTCTTGCGTGAAGGCGAATAGTTCttagaagagctgctgctgttccagcAGGGCACAGTGTTGTCCTAAAGTCGTTCCTCTGTTTTGCTGCCGCCCTGCTTTCTAGCCTCACAGCCTTGTGCAGGCCCTTGGCCGCAGAAGCCGCCATCTTCGTGATTTTACcggggctctttttttttttttttttttttttcttttttcccccctcgctGTGCGGAGGCAAAAATCACGGCCCTGGTGATCAGCTCGGTGGCACTGGAGCAACAGGAGAGGTTTTCAACATGACCACAGTTTTCCCCGTCTCTATCCCCCAGTATAGGGGAAAGACATGTAGGCTGACATATCTCCGGATTTGGTTGGTGTTCACTGAGTTTAGCTTTCCTAAAATTGAGTCGGTAATAAGTTCGCCCATTTACAGAGGAGGGAAGTCTCCTCCCCtctgtgtctgtgtttctttcaCATAATTAAATTGTCATCTGCACCTCGGAACCACTGGGAATTGTAACAAAAATAGGGAAGGGTCCCGTGAACCCCCCTGGGTACACATACATCACCTCGGTGTTGTATGAGAGGATTTACATTCCAGTTTCTAGGCAATAGGAACTTTCAAGaggacattttttattattattatttctttcccttaTAAATGAATGCTCTGGTATCAACAGTACAAATACCATAGTACAGAAGATATAGTATTCGTTATTATTCTTGTAGCTATTCCTCTCACTTCCCTGCTGCAGAATGTGTTTAGGCATTATGTAGCTCTAGTTTCAAATCGTCATCTGGGAAACAAAGCCTTAAAAAACCGATAGGGTTACGTGAGGTCTAAAGTGTGAAGGGCCACAAGGCCTCAAAAGTATATTGTACGGTCACACACTTTCATGAAGATGTTTCACAGATGTGGTTTACCAAAACTGGGGTAACTGGGGTAAGATTGGTTTTGAAAACATGTATATATTTCTTAACAAGGGGAGTGTGAAAGCTTATGGTCTCCTAGAAGTGGCACAGACGGATTCCTCGTTATTTCTTTATCATTAACTCGGTTTTGCAACAGCAGAATGGGAGAGGGAGGCGAAAACGCGGTGATGAAGAGACAAAGAGaaacctgcctcctccagcccttgTGAATGGGGACCGCTTGGCGACCCTGTCGAGCTGGCGCTCGGGGCGGCAAAGGGCAGCGCGTCCCCCGCGGCGGGTCCTGCTCCCGGACCCCTCCCGAGCAGGTCGGCGGATGATGGGGCAGCCACCCCAACCCATCCTATCCCTTCTTCACGCGCCAAGCTTGAGGAAAAGGGGGGAAGCTTACGCTGTTTCGGCACCCAGATTGAAGAGCTGGCCGTACACTGAAACGAATCGATTTTGTATGAATTTGGTTCTTTCTTCGCTGTGCGCGTTATTCCTTGAGGgagggaagcagaaaaagaaccAAAGCGCTCAAAGTTGGTTTATATCTAATAAGCACTATTGGCTTTACTGTGTGATTTAATCCCACGAGTTTAATTTGGCTAGGTTAACGGAGGAAAGCTCAGGCTGAAGGCCAGTTACCTCGTCGCTGGGTAAATGCGGCGGGCGAGCAGACAACGGAGTGACAGCTCATCCTCGCTGGAGGGCGAGTCCCGCCAGGATCCCTCATTTCTCCAGCGACAACGAAACCCTACGGGTTTGTCGGTCCGGCCGTAGCAAGCGGAGATTTTCCTCTTCCCCGCGCCGGTGCCAGAGACAGGGGTTTAAGGACTGACTCGGCtccaggggaggggggagccgggATCCATTGCGGACGAGGGGAAGGAGTGGAGAGTGCGGTGTATCACGGGCTGATTCAAGAAAAGAAGCGGGGAAGGAGGACAAAGCGGAGACAGGGGCGTTGCGGGGGTTTGAAAGGGCTCCTCTGCCGGAGGTGGCTGGAAACAGCGAGGagaagagccaaaaaaaaaaaaaaaagatcaggtaTCTCTGGGAAGGGCAGAGGGTCCCGCATTTTTAAACCCAGACTCACGACACTTTAATTTCCCTTTCTAAACAATTAAAGTTTAAATTCTCTTCTGTTGTCAAGAAGTAAACCTTGTAGTGTAAGCAGAAGAGTCCACACTATTCAGTTCAGATAAATGCTGTTAATGAACCCCCGTTCTTATGAAACTTCCTGATGCCCCCTGTTGTTTGTGATCTGTGCCATTTCCTGCTGAGAAATATGGTCTGTCGTGCAAATGCTCTTAGGtggaaaacaatgtaaaaatgaaaaaatgggtTAAAGACTTATCTGCCTTCATGGTCTTACAAAAAGTGTTAATCGTTCTGATTGTCTCTATCAGTGTTTTAGAAACCCTCAATGTTTGATTTTTGTCCCGTCAATAAACGCGCCATTAGAAGCTGCTATTTTAAGTCTGAAGTGCAACTCGCACGCATCCCGTGAACTTTTCCGTGACATTTAAGTATCGGTTAAGGCTAAAACTCCAGGATTTTTAAACCCGTGTGagcctttcccttcttccatGGGATTTGTACCAGCGATTTAAAAAGGCAGCGTTTAAAAGCCCCTGCATGTAAGGAGTTGAACCGATTCAGCTACATTGTCTGGGCTTCCTGCGGCAGCTCGGCTGAGCCCAGGCACCCGGCTTTGCCGACCGTGCTGTCAGCCCTGTCTACTGGTGCTTGGAGCACAGGAGGCGGCAGCCCTATTAAAAGACGTATTTCGATGTGTAGAAAGATTGGGGCTTCTATGCTTCCTGTGGTAATTCTTGCCCCGTTTTCTATGCAGGATGATCAAAGACCTTGCTGTGTCCCAAGTGCACAAGGCACGCATTTCTTCATAGCTCTGACGCTGCACAAATGTAGTGCAAGATCCTTTGCACTCTCTGAAGTAAAAAATTCAGCTGTAAGTCTTCATCTGTGCCCTCTTCTTATTTTGGGAATTGTTCTTCCATTTTGCTGTGACCCTTTCAAGTACAAAATCTACAGGCAATGCAAATAGGACTACAAGTACAAAAAGGTGGTGGATTTTACCAGCGATGAAAATTCCAAGCTGTCCTGATGCTCCTTTCACACACAAACTGCttattttctagttttaaaatgcaagtatGTCCAGAATTGCTCCCTGagtttttctgtgttaaaaagtGAATGGAAGAACCTTTGTGATTAATACAAAATTAATCATTCTTGACAAGGAATGCTTTTAGAAGAACTTTTGCATTAGGATGGGCCATCAAACAATATAGTTCTTTGCAGCCACCAAggaaacccaaaacaaaacctaaaaaatcCTTTCCACCAACCTAGGCTTATGGTATGTGACCCCAGTCCCCGAGGACAGAGCTGCCCTTGCTCATTGTAATGCTTCTTCCTTCCTTGTAGGGTATGTGagctgggaagagagaaaaggtgtTACCAGCTGCATTACCCTCTACTTTCAGCCCCCTCCTCCAGTGAGTTTTGTGTCACTGTGCTCTGATATAGCACAACCCCGAGCCCAAGcactccatttttttcctttgcaatctGAACCAGACACATTTTCATTACTGGCCAAAAGCATTACATCAAGGCATATATAAGGTCAAAtctttttccccagctgcagttAATACTTTCTCCTTCAATcctaattattttgaaatatattattttccattagaactggaaaagaaagtctCTGGAAAACTAACATAGTAGCAATTTGCCCTGTGTGTTGAATAATTATAATCTCTGGTCGTTAGAAAAA contains these protein-coding regions:
- the LOC128904665 gene encoding histone H2B 1/2/3/4/6, which codes for MPEPAKSAPAPKKGSKKAVTKTQKKGDKKRKKSRKESYSIYVYKVLKQVHPDTGISSKAMGIMNSFVNDIFERIAGEASRLAHYNKRSTITSREIQTAVRLLLPGELAKHAVSEGTKAVTKYTSSK
- the LOC128904656 gene encoding histone H2B 1/2/3/4/6 — encoded protein: MPEPAKSAPAPKKGSKKAVTKTQKKGDKKRKKSRKESYSIYVYKVLKQVHPDTGISSKAMGIMNSFVNDIFERIAGEASRLAHYNKRSTITSREIQTAVRLLLPGELAKHAVSEGTKAVTKYTSSK
- the LOC128904637 gene encoding histone H2A-IV-like; the encoded protein is MAGGSGREHSYCCRTVACLVWLSRCDMSGRGKQGGKARAKAKSRSSRAGLQFPVGRVHRLLRKGNYAERVGAGAPVYLAAVLEYLTAEILELAGNAARDNKKTRIIPRHLQLAIRNDEELNKLLGKVTIAQGGVLPNIQAVLLPKKTDSHKAKAK